The DNA window TGGAGAGTGTAGAGGAAAACCAGTAACAGTAGTAAAAACTCCAGACatgttcagtctgtctgtggaagcagtgagagaagagatgaagaactgtgtgactctttgttctcctggaccaaatgttctgctgctgttagtgAAACCTTCTGAATTCACtgagaagaacagaagaagactgAAGTTCATCCTGAGTTTGTTTGATCAAGATGCTTTTAAATACTCAATGGTCGTCATCACACATAAGGGGAAAGAGAATGAGTCAGTAAAAAAACTGATTAAAGACTGTGAACAAAGGCAGCACAGAATCAATCTGAAcaaaaggatttttttaaaaaatgaagatttaatgcaaaaaatagaaaatatagtGACTGAGAACAACGGAGGATTTCTACAGATTAATGAAAAGGATGAACATCTGAACTTGGTTCTGTGTGGTAGAAGAGGAGCATTGAAGTCTTCAGCAGCCAAGACCATTTTAGATCAGACAGAGCTTCATTCAGTCTCCAACTCATCAGAGTGTGTTAAGAATCAGGGAGAGTTGTGTGGACGTTGGGTTTCcctggtggagctgcctgcctTGTATGGAAAACCtcaggagacagtgatggaggaatcATTCAGGAGTATCTCCCTCTGTGATCCTGAGGGGGTCCATGCCTTCATCCTGGTCCTACCTGTGGGTCCcctcactgatgaagacaagggAGAGTTAGAGACCATCCAGAACACATTCAGCTCTATAGTCAATGACTTCACcatgattctgttcactgtggagtcaGATCCTACAGATCCAGATGTTGTTAACTTtgtaagagagaacagagacatccaggagctctgtcagagctgtggaggaagatatgTTGTTGTCAACATCAAGGACAGAAAGCAGATCTCTGAGCTGTTGGACACTGTggaggaaataaaactgaacaaagatAAACCACAGTACTATAcaactaaaacatttacacatgcCCAAATagataaagtaataaaacaagaGAAACTCATCAACACGCAACAGCGAGAAATTGAACAAGCATCAGATTTCAGAGAGAAATACAATGAATTAACAGCTCAGAAGCAAgagtatgaaaaacaaatgaaagaaaaagatgaaaaacatgagaaactaaTGAAAGAAAACGATGAGGAGcataagaaacaaatgaaagaaaacgatgaaaaacatgagaaactaaTGAAAGAAAACGATGAAAAACATGATGAACTAATgcaagaaaaagatgaaaaaaatgatgaaCTAATgcaagaaaaagatgaagagcaTAAGAAGCAACTTAAAGACAGAGTAGACATGATGAAATGTGTGgccaaaaagagagaaaatctgaaaaaaattaATGATTTACTGAAAAAACACGAACAGGAAATGAAACGTGTGGATAAGAAGCAAAAAGATGATCTGCAGAAAGAACATGACAAACAGATCAGTGACTTGATGGAGCAGCTCTCGAAAGAAAACTCAAGCTGCTGCATTTTATGAGATGTACACGTATCGATTTTATTGTAGAAGTATTgtaacagcaaaacacatttactgtactttaatatcatatatatatatatatatatattctttctatccatccatccatccattctcatccgcttatccggggccgggtcgcggggggagcagcttaagcagagatgcccagacttccctctccctagacacctcctccagctcttccggggggacaccgaggcgttcccaggccagccgagagacatagtccctccaacgtgtcctgggtcttccccggggcctcctcccggtgggacaggaccggaaaacctcccctacgaggcgtcccgggggcatccgaaacagatgcccaagccacctcaactggcccctctcgatgcagaggagcagcggctctactccgagctcctcccgggtgactgagctcctcaccctgtcactaagggtgcgcccagccactctacggaggaaactcatttcggccgcttgtatccgcgaccttgtcctttcggtcatgacccaaagctcatgaccataggtgagggtatATTCTTTCTAATCGCACAATAATAGTATTCCAGTAAAGTTTCTCCTTATTAAAAGTCAACTGGAACATTTGTTATCcttttgttttagtattttcCACAAAgtgtagtaaaagtaaaacaatacaaaagaTCTTCAAAAggttaaatattgttaaaatactTGCTGTTTCTGCAGACACACTTTTATCCCAGAAAAGCTgtgttctattttttcttctgttgtattttattaaaaacctaATATGTGTGTAATTACTaactaacaataaaaaataacaagtgAATtcagaggttttgttttgttaaaataatctttgttttcttctaaatATGAGAAAAAAGATGATGTAACTACAATGATGAGACAAATTCTCTGCAACAGCCAAATCACAGACATCACATGATGGAGAACTACATTACCATAATTAATCAGATGTTTgatggtctgtactgtatttgaTGTGTGGATTAATTATTGTAACAGATGAATAAAGTCCAAGCACCAACACGAGTACTGTCTCACAGAAAGTGTGTTATCATCTGTGAAGGACAATAAACTTTGTTTACTCTTCCCAAAAATGGGTTAGGGTTGGAGTAAGTTGGATGAGGCATAGACAGTGAATCAGGAAGTCAGGGGGATTAGTGTGGATGTAGGAGGAGTATGGAAAGTTATaaggaggatgaagagaagaCCAGAAAGGGAGTCGGTCCTGATGACAAACTTCTGTAGAGGCGaggaaatgttaaaaaagaGAGTGTCACGAGTCTGAGGAAAGACGTCATTGTCAGAGATACACAGGACAAGAGTTCTGCACGTCACCCATCAAGAGGTCTGGGTGTGAAGCGGAAGTATgggatctgcggtgattgtccctactaagtcagccaggaacctgggggtcatcattgatgaccagcttaccttcacggaacacatcaccacagtctctaggtcatgtagatatgccctccacagtatcagaaagatcagaccctacctgacggagtacacaacccaactcattgtacaggcgttgatcttatctcgcctggattactgcaatgcactactgatgggtttaccggcatccacgaccaaacccctccagatgatccaaaatgtgGCAGaacgcctcatttttaatcaaccaaaaaggtctcatgtcacaccgctcttcagatctttgcactggcttcctgtggctgcaaggatcaagttcaaagctctgtcccttgcctacagagtggttaacgccacagctccatcttatctcaattcaatcgttcaggtctacatcccctcccgtccactgcgctcaaccagggaacgtcgtctggtggtaccagcaccacacagtcgacaccaaggaaaactgttcagctcagtgatcccacgatggtggaatgagctgcctatctctgc is part of the Anabas testudineus chromosome 9, fAnaTes1.2, whole genome shotgun sequence genome and encodes:
- the LOC113150110 gene encoding GTPase IMAP family member 8-like, with the protein product MASAAPVTDDGRSRKRRSSIETPPLMSELRVVLLGNSWSDQREVLNCLLGQTVFNTEQAPDYCLRVSELTEDKEIVLINTPDLLHPKITEDKLTEHVENCVRLSAPGPHVFLLVLQPEDFTEEQKQRLCRVLELFSSESFDHSLVLISTPREESSGSTVKYLQHHLLGDIMRKCRHKMLWKKNLERPELLKIMDQIVEENHGDHVSCDVFEDVKSDLFSGCKSLKEEGAASVKVDPVEPVAHGLRIVMFGKQDDNKTTLGNFITGTKEFSTPNFPSREHCVSASGECRGKPVTVVKTPDMFSLSVEAVREEMKNCVTLCSPGPNVLLLLVKPSEFTEKNRRRLKFILSLFDQDAFKYSMVVITHKGKENESVKKLIKDCEQRQHRINLNKRIFLKNEDLMQKIENIVTENNGGFLQINEKDEHLNLVLCGRRGALKSSAAKTILDQTELHSVSNSSECVKNQGELCGRWVSLVELPALYGKPQETVMEESFRSISLCDPEGVHAFILVLPVGPLTDEDKGELETIQNTFSSIVNDFTMILFTVESDPTDPDVVNFVRENRDIQELCQSCGGRYVVVNIKDRKQISELLDTVEEIKLNKDKPQYYTTKTFTHAQIDKVIKQEKLINTQQREIEQASDFREKYNELTAQKQEYEKQMKEKDEKHEKLMKENDEEHKKQMKENDEKHEKLMKENDEKHDELMQEKDEKNDELMQEKDEEHKKQLKDRVDMMKCVAKKRENLKKINDLLKKHEQEMKRVDKKQKDDLQKEHDKQISDLMEQLSKENSSCCIL